Proteins encoded within one genomic window of Paraglaciecola psychrophila 170:
- a CDS encoding SDR family oxidoreductase, whose protein sequence is MKRLNNKVAIVTGSSRGIGAQIAISLADAGASVVINYSSNQTSADKVVSDIKANGGNAIAIKADISNPGEVKLMFDLAINQFGKIDILINNAGSILYKTIQDTTDDDFEQIFSVNVKGTFNTLREAASRLENDGRIINFSSSTTRLMLPTYGAYCATKGAVEQLTRVFSKEVGARNITVNSISPGPTNTELFTEGKSQEVINRLAGMAALGRIGEPIDIARIVLFLVGEEASWVTGQNIGANGGFA, encoded by the coding sequence ATGAAACGGCTAAATAATAAAGTTGCTATCGTTACAGGATCGTCGCGAGGAATAGGTGCTCAGATAGCAATATCACTAGCGGATGCTGGAGCAAGCGTAGTTATTAATTACTCTAGCAACCAAACATCAGCTGATAAAGTTGTCTCTGATATTAAAGCTAATGGTGGAAATGCCATTGCTATAAAGGCAGACATCAGTAATCCAGGCGAAGTTAAGTTGATGTTTGATTTGGCGATTAACCAGTTCGGAAAAATAGACATCCTTATTAATAATGCTGGCTCTATTTTGTATAAAACAATTCAAGATACAACGGATGATGATTTTGAACAGATATTTTCTGTTAATGTGAAAGGTACTTTTAATACACTTCGTGAGGCAGCTTCACGGCTTGAGAATGACGGACGTATTATTAATTTTTCTAGCTCTACGACCCGCCTAATGCTACCAACGTATGGAGCATATTGTGCGACCAAAGGGGCTGTAGAGCAGCTCACAAGAGTTTTTTCAAAAGAGGTTGGTGCGCGAAATATTACGGTCAACTCAATTTCACCGGGCCCAACCAATACTGAACTTTTTACTGAGGGTAAAAGTCAAGAGGTTATAAATCGACTTGCGGGAATGGCTGCACTTGGTCGTATTGGCGAACCAATAGATATTGCCCGTATAGTGTTATTCCTTGTTGGTGAGGAGGCATCATGGGTAACAGGCCAAAATATTGGTGCAAACGGAGGGTTTGCCTAA
- a CDS encoding SEC-C metal-binding domain-containing protein, with the protein MNENSTILSDELLEGNEPSCSNTSCCPPKSPIVRATPKVGRNDPCICGNGRKYKKCCGKNA; encoded by the coding sequence ATGAATGAAAACAGTACAATATTGTCCGATGAATTACTTGAAGGTAATGAGCCTAGTTGCAGTAACACAAGTTGTTGCCCACCTAAAAGTCCTATTGTAAGGGCGACTCCAAAAGTTGGGCGTAACGATCCTTGTATTTGTGGTAACGGGCGTAAATATAAGAAATGTTGCGGAAAAAATGCATAA
- the gloA2 gene encoding SMU1112c/YaeR family gloxylase I-like metalloprotein produces MLKSIHHAAIICSDYKKSKNFYVSILGLEVIAENYREERDSFKLDLKLPNGGQIELFSFPNSPDRPSFPEALGLRHLAFNVESVESVKAYLLSQGVDVEPIRVDEYTTRKFTFFSDPDGLPLELYEQAGI; encoded by the coding sequence GTGCTTAAATCGATTCACCATGCCGCTATAATTTGCTCAGATTATAAAAAGTCTAAAAATTTTTATGTTTCAATTCTTGGATTAGAGGTTATAGCTGAGAATTATCGTGAAGAACGTGATTCATTTAAACTCGATCTTAAATTACCAAATGGTGGTCAAATAGAATTATTTTCCTTTCCTAATTCGCCAGATAGACCGAGCTTTCCTGAGGCTCTAGGTTTAAGACATTTAGCATTTAATGTAGAGTCAGTTGAATCAGTAAAAGCTTATCTTTTGTCTCAAGGTGTAGATGTTGAGCCGATTAGAGTAGATGAATATACCACTAGAAAATTCACATTTTTTAGTGACCCAGATGGACTTCCTCTAGAGCTATATGAGCAGGCAGGCATATAA
- a CDS encoding DUF2971 domain-containing protein, whose product MQLLYKYMSNPEYFLKDGYIRATQLSALNDPFEAIYCENALSELCPHFEICESPSELITHIETNKNKIGVISLTEAKDNLLMWSHYANEHKGAVIGFWSKSAFDGNMFTHLHEPQLNSTSMFEDYEMFRGECIPVMYRKQPRYRVDQFDFDYSNITAEGKDRIFFEIFQQKSDEWIYEKEHRVTLRLDQADKVIVNDIHRLKNKFVLNKLLELGIEDDNGQYTIYLDQISDKDRREAYANNLVELSSDPSSLYLFKVGAVKSIIYGLNVSESMIESYQQYIENYRHMEQWKASLNKDFYTLKFDEIELT is encoded by the coding sequence TTGCAGCTTTTATACAAATACATGTCTAATCCTGAGTACTTCTTGAAAGATGGCTATATTAGAGCAACTCAATTATCCGCATTAAACGATCCTTTTGAAGCCATATATTGTGAAAATGCATTATCTGAACTTTGCCCTCATTTTGAAATATGTGAGTCGCCAAGTGAGTTAATAACTCATATTGAGACAAATAAAAATAAAATAGGGGTCATTAGCCTAACCGAAGCTAAAGATAATTTATTAATGTGGTCTCATTATGCTAATGAACATAAAGGTGCTGTTATTGGCTTCTGGTCAAAATCTGCTTTTGATGGGAATATGTTTACTCATTTGCACGAACCTCAACTTAATTCAACTAGCATGTTTGAAGACTATGAAATGTTTCGTGGCGAATGCATTCCAGTTATGTATAGAAAACAGCCTAGATACCGTGTAGATCAATTTGATTTTGATTACTCTAACATTACCGCTGAAGGCAAAGACCGAATTTTCTTTGAAATATTTCAACAGAAAAGCGATGAATGGATATACGAGAAAGAACACCGTGTAACTCTTCGCTTAGATCAAGCTGATAAGGTTATAGTTAATGATATCCATCGATTAAAAAACAAATTTGTTTTAAATAAGTTACTGGAACTAGGTATCGAAGATGATAATGGTCAATATACTATTTACCTCGACCAGATTTCGGACAAAGATAGAAGAGAGGCATATGCTAATAACCTTGTTGAGCTTAGTTCTGACCCTAGCAGCTTGTACCTTTTTAAAGTTGGCGCTGTTAAGTCAATCATTTACGGTCTTAATGTTAGTGAAAGCATGATAGAAAGCTATCAACAATATATTGAAAATTATCGCCACATGGAGCAGTGGAAAGCTTCATTGAATAAGGACTTTTATACTTTGAAATTCGACGAAATAGAACTAACATAA
- a CDS encoding alpha/beta fold hydrolase, which yields MKIIVRVIQTAGLLIGIVIIIGIGLFISTAGDHGVPDTVATDPTIPHIEIDGVVFHAETFGDPQNPTVVVVHGGPGGNYGYLLNLHQLENDYFVVFYDQRGSGLSPRVDASELSLESSIADLHRVVTHYGQGEPVYLVGHSWGAMLVAGYLGQYPEFVAKAALAEPGALNNASLARFSERQSNSQGLGFYRVLLPTIFETFHMKPQDTDAINDYISGRMAKAFVGSFASGYTCAGEPVSTEEPNVPVPPSRFGSTAFNTIFGPSTDLSQIGVVAHNYTDEVLFIASECSAFTGEKLQRAQMTTFPKTRLVVIPNAGHEMFGDNPSASLAVIREYFES from the coding sequence GTGAAAATAATAGTTCGTGTCATTCAAACTGCTGGCCTGCTAATCGGAATTGTCATCATCATAGGTATTGGTTTATTTATCTCTACTGCTGGCGATCATGGTGTACCCGATACAGTTGCAACTGATCCAACAATTCCCCACATTGAGATCGATGGTGTAGTCTTCCACGCCGAGACTTTTGGCGATCCACAGAACCCTACCGTGGTCGTTGTTCATGGCGGGCCGGGTGGTAACTATGGCTATCTACTCAACTTGCACCAGCTAGAGAACGATTACTTCGTTGTCTTCTATGACCAACGCGGCTCAGGCCTGTCCCCACGGGTCGACGCATCCGAACTTTCGTTAGAGTCATCTATCGCAGACTTGCATCGGGTTGTCACCCACTATGGACAGGGAGAACCAGTCTACTTGGTGGGCCATTCGTGGGGCGCAATGCTTGTTGCAGGTTACCTTGGGCAGTATCCTGAATTTGTTGCCAAGGCGGCACTAGCAGAGCCTGGGGCACTTAATAACGCCTCTTTGGCTCGTTTTAGTGAACGGCAGAGCAACTCACAAGGCTTGGGGTTCTATCGGGTACTGCTGCCCACTATTTTCGAAACCTTCCACATGAAACCGCAAGATACTGATGCTATCAACGATTATATCTCTGGCAGGATGGCAAAAGCATTCGTTGGCTCATTTGCGTCCGGCTACACCTGTGCAGGCGAACCTGTCAGTACTGAAGAGCCAAACGTACCTGTTCCACCCAGCCGCTTTGGATCTACAGCCTTCAACACCATCTTTGGCCCTTCAACTGATCTTTCACAAATCGGTGTGGTTGCCCACAACTATACTGACGAGGTACTGTTCATTGCGTCCGAATGCAGCGCCTTCACTGGTGAAAAATTACAGCGTGCCCAAATGACAACCTTTCCAAAAACGCGATTAGTGGTCATTCCCAATGCAGGGCATGAAATGTTTGGTGACAATCCTTCTGCTAGTCTTGCTGTGATACGTGAGTACTTCGAGTCTTAG
- a CDS encoding IS110 family RNA-guided transposase, giving the protein MKAYNINDFAALIGIDWADTKHDICEYPINTQKYHYCIIKSKPEAFHDWAMSLKQRYPNQQIAVACELKKGPLIYALAKYSHLTLFTINPSSVANYRKAFTPSNAKDDPSDALIQVEILTLHMDKLTVIEPESAAMRSLAQLVEYRRSLVQDSVDLSNKITATLKNYYPQALEWFKEKDTFIFCDFISKWPSLTKVKRVKKQTLLDFFNSHNSHYSQVNDARILSIKSAMPLTEDIGVIEPNQLLVEVLIAQYRVLLKGIESLDKAIKLAYKSHDDKVIFDSFPGAGPQLAPRLLVAFGSNRERYKDASELQKYAGIAPVIERSGKKMWTHWRYSCPTFLRQTFVEWAGFSIRYSFWAKAYYEQQKSKGKPHNSIIRSLAFKWIRILFRCWKTSMPYDESKYLEALKRRGSPLLKFAVNS; this is encoded by the coding sequence ATGAAAGCATATAATATTAATGATTTCGCTGCTTTAATCGGCATTGATTGGGCAGATACAAAACATGACATATGTGAATATCCTATCAACACACAAAAGTACCATTATTGTATTATTAAGAGTAAACCTGAAGCGTTTCATGACTGGGCAATGAGCCTTAAACAGCGCTACCCAAATCAACAAATTGCCGTGGCTTGCGAACTAAAAAAAGGTCCTCTTATTTATGCCTTAGCAAAATATAGCCACCTAACCTTATTTACCATTAACCCGTCATCCGTGGCTAATTACCGTAAAGCTTTTACGCCAAGTAACGCGAAAGATGACCCTTCTGATGCACTCATTCAAGTCGAAATACTTACACTGCATATGGACAAGCTCACCGTCATTGAACCCGAGTCAGCGGCTATGCGCTCACTTGCACAGTTAGTTGAGTACCGTCGGAGCTTAGTTCAAGATAGCGTGGATTTATCCAATAAAATAACCGCCACCTTAAAGAATTATTATCCTCAAGCACTTGAATGGTTTAAAGAAAAAGACACCTTCATCTTCTGTGACTTTATCAGTAAATGGCCATCACTTACCAAAGTTAAAAGAGTAAAAAAACAAACACTCTTAGACTTTTTCAACAGCCATAACTCACATTATTCTCAGGTAAATGATGCACGTATCTTAAGCATCAAAAGTGCTATGCCATTAACCGAAGACATCGGCGTGATAGAACCGAACCAACTATTAGTTGAAGTGCTCATTGCACAATACAGAGTCTTACTAAAGGGAATTGAGTCGTTAGATAAAGCCATAAAACTGGCCTACAAGTCGCACGATGACAAGGTGATTTTTGACAGTTTCCCAGGTGCTGGCCCTCAACTAGCCCCAAGATTATTAGTGGCCTTTGGGAGTAATAGAGAGCGTTATAAAGATGCGAGTGAACTGCAAAAGTATGCCGGTATTGCGCCTGTCATTGAGCGAAGCGGAAAGAAAATGTGGACACATTGGCGCTATAGTTGTCCGACCTTTTTAAGGCAAACCTTTGTGGAATGGGCTGGTTTTTCGATACGTTATTCATTTTGGGCTAAGGCTTATTATGAACAACAAAAGAGCAAAGGAAAACCACATAACAGCATCATCAGATCGCTAGCTTTCAAGTGGATTAGGATACTATTTAGGTGCTGGAAAACAAGTATGCCATACGATGAGTCAAAATACTTAGAGGCCCTAAAACGAAGAGGCTCGCCTCTATTAAAATTTGCGGTAAATAGCTAA
- a CDS encoding SMI1/KNR4 family protein: protein MAFNLEEKFILQAETELEANLPVNYKAAMLENNGGEIEVSGDVWEQYPILDKSDRKRIARTCNHIITETKSCEGFRNFPSNALAIAGNGCGDQLVLLKQNSNYSDSIYIWSHETGEIDKVASDFNELTCL, encoded by the coding sequence GTGGCATTCAACCTAGAAGAGAAGTTCATACTTCAGGCTGAAACAGAATTAGAAGCAAACCTCCCCGTAAATTACAAAGCTGCAATGCTAGAAAATAACGGTGGTGAAATTGAAGTTTCTGGTGATGTTTGGGAGCAGTATCCTATTCTTGATAAATCTGATAGAAAGCGCATCGCACGTACTTGCAATCATATTATCACTGAAACCAAATCCTGCGAAGGCTTCAGGAATTTTCCTTCAAACGCGCTGGCTATAGCTGGCAACGGATGCGGTGATCAACTAGTCCTACTTAAGCAAAATAGTAACTATAGTGATTCTATCTATATTTGGTCGCACGAAACTGGCGAAATTGATAAAGTAGCTAGCGACTTCAATGAGTTAACGTGCTTATAA